The region TCTTTAACCCATCCAGCCCCTCCGCTTCactcgtctgatctcagagtGATCCTCTGCATTCGCTCAGTTTTTACATTCCTCCGCTGAATTCTGATGAGGATTccagacacaagacacaaataTGTCTTGGATAGATTATAGACCATCGGGTGGAGACGGGGTGAGAGGAGTAGATTGAAGGTAAAGCGGCAAACGATTGGCTCATGCCTGCAATCAGCATGACCAGTGAGTATCAATGCGatgaccctgtgtgtgtgtgtgtccgtttgCATGTACAAGTTGTGTGTAAACACTTCCACgaggctgcagcagcttttaaaaaaagtttttgattCTTCATATATTGATTGGCTTTGTTCGTAGGTTCATGTTCTGTAGgtgcatttgcatttatttaagCATTTCTAATAAAACGAGTATAATGTATTTAGCTGAAGCCTGTGCTGAGCTGCCGGCTGATTCTCCGTAGGATCGGCAGAACAAACAACCGTTTCAAACTACAGGGAGTCATTTGATACTATGTTCATATCAGAAATAGAATTCAAAGAAGCTTTAATAATAAAGTCTAGGATTTACATTCACATCTTTCTCACTTAAGACAGTGGTTTTCAGTGGCTCATCTATTATTCCATGCAACTGTAacttgagaaaatgtaaatatcacaTTGTTAAGATTCTTTAAATGAACAAACTTAACTTATCTTTATGATAAGTACACCCTTTATTATGTACACCCTTCACTTCAAAGAAGAGCTGATGAAGCTACAATTTTGTCATTGTTTGCCATTGTTGCATGGGCAGATTGTTGGGTCCCTGGTACAACACATCCTCCTGTATCTCAGTAGCATTTGCAGGATAAACCTTCCGTCCCAGTTTACAACACAGTTGtagacttttttatttcttctagCAGAGTTGGGAGGCCCCATGTCAGTGTCAATACCTTAACATCTACAGAAAACCTGTCGTGATGGCTTCTTCCTTGTGAACATTTAGTTTACAGAAGGACTGTGACATTGACATGATTGACTGAACCCTTTGACTCTGTAATGAGAAATGTTAATAACAGTCGCTTCACAGTAGGCACTGTGGTTAGGGGGCTTAGGGGCCCCATAACCCTTTGGGGCCATAGGCCTGTGCCCAGAAGACCCATTCGGTAATCCAGCCATGATCTGTAGATTTACTGTGAAATACAATGAATCAACACCATCTAGTCCGGGTTAAGTATTTTCCTGGTTGATTCTAACCTCTCATATCTCTCATGTTGTCTCCTGTTGAGCATTTCTGGTAGTctctgccactgtgtgtgtgccacaaggtatgaatgtgtgttgGTGGGAATATAAACCATTTTTCTGCCCTGTGCCAGTAATGTTTTTGTGCTTGGGATGGGTACCATGACCTGTCCGAACTCCCAAGAACATAGGGACACATAGGGATTTCTCAGATCCAGGCTGGGGCTTGTGCTGCGCGCTGCGATCCCTGGATTGGATGAGCGGGATTATTGGGCTGAAGGATCATTTAATTTAGGGCTCAACATGTGGGCCGTTTGAGGCCCATCTGGTGGTCCTAGTGGACATGTGACACAACCTGTCATAATCCACATGTAGACAGTTTAAAACCAGACGTGCAAGTGGGTGTgtgagataaagaaaaaataaacagggGCTTGAATATAGCTGAAACAATAGGTTGATTCCAGCATCCCAGAagctgttttcctctgttttatacaGAATTTTAAATGGaatatgttttggtttcataCTGTTGGTAGGACAAaaaaagatgtcaccttgggctctgggaagttTTACTGGGCATATTCCactattttctctcattttatcGTCAAATTGAGACAATTAGTGAAAAGAACtactggcagattaatcaatgatgaaaataatcattgcAACCCTAAATCAGAAACAATCACAACATGTTGCCCATGACTGCAAGACAATCATCTATGGTACATGATGTTATCTGTCAAATTGAAGAGGAAAACATTCCTCTTAAATGGAAAGATTATTTTCAAAAAGAAGGAATTAATATACCTTATTTATTCCAAAGTAGTGAAGTATTTTTTAATCTGCACAACTGAGATAACACAATGAGTACAAAACTGCACAGTGAGATCCACAAAAGATCAGTCCCCAACAGTCcccaagggaaaaaaaatgacacccatatatttaaagagaaaacGTCACGATATTGGTGCCAATTTATCGAtaacatattaaaaaatatatatataccaacAGGAATTATATGTCCACCCCTGTTGGTGAAACCGAGGCTTCTTCCTCTGTCCGGTGCTGTTGTAGGGAAGCCCCTCTGGCCCAGGCCTGGGGTCAGGACAGTTTAATAATACTCTGCAATGCCTGGAATGTCAGCCTAATGCCTGTTCAAAAAGACAAGGCCTGTGAAAGCCAATCAAAGCCCACAACCACTAAACCAGCAGATTActctgtttgtgtaaatgtgcatgtaCAATCACACATGGCACGTGAAAATCAGACTTTTTTGACTGCTCAATCAATCGCTACACTTATAATAGTGTTCATAGATGTACTGGTGCAGTCTCTGTGTAGTATGATGAAAAACTACTCTGATCctcctctacccccccccccccccattccccCTGTCCAGCAGACCCCTGAGGTTTGGGCCGAATTAGATCACACGCTCGGTGGGGGTGGCTTTGTGGACTAagagagtcacagagagacAACAATGGCCCCAATGTGAGAGAGGCGAAGGCAGAGGGCAGCGCACAGGCTGATAGAGGCTTATCGCCGTGGAGACCAGGCTGGGAGCTATGTTGCCGGCTTCACATAAAGATTAGAACAGTCGTCCCCTGCCTGGATGAGACTGTGTAGAAGAGCACGGGCTAAGCATTGACATGATTTTGGAAAAGGGTCAGCTAGTCGAGGCGATTATGAGGGCAGATATTCACGTAGCCACACTCTTGGCTTGCTTGTGAGATTTGGAAGACAGAAGAAGCAAAATACCTAAAACTGTGGTGTACCGGCCTTTATCTGGTCCAGACAAAGTGCTGCAAATATGTAGtcttaatttaaaatgtttgatacCATTTCATGATTGTGTGGActaattctgttttgtttctgtcaggtCTGTTGAAGATGCACTGGTCTCCGGAGCACGCCGCCCCCTTATCTCAGTGGCCTGAGCAGCACCTAGATGTCACCTCTACCACCTCGCCGCCCTCTGCCCACAAACACGACCCCTATGCTACAGCTGCTCGCCGCGGCTATGCCCCTCCAGGTTACCCTTGGGCCAGTGATGACATATCAGCCCTTACTGCGTCTTCGCTGCTCAAACGTTACGCTGAGAAGTACTCAGGCTTGGAGCTGTCCTATGAACGCCCTGCTGCAGGGGCCTACTCAGAGCCCGGGACTTTCTTGAAAACTGAATCTGAGCCCTGGGCTATTGGTCAGAGCATGGAGTGTTACCCTGGACTGGAGTCATTAACTGGCGCCAAGGTGGGCTCTGCATCCGTGGGCATCCCGACCACAGGAAGTGTGACAGTAGTGAGTAACTTGGTCTCTGAGCCAGGCTACAGTGGCGCTGGCCCCTGCAGCGCCCCGTCATCTCAGGAATACTCTCCTGCCTACAACAGCACCTACCTGTCATCCAGATACTGCCCTCAGCCCAGCGCAGCACTTCCCCCTGCTCCTCTACACTCTTTGCAGCCTGCACCCACTCTAGTGCCCAGCTACAGCGCCAGCACTCCTGTCTACAACTACCCTCCTGGGTGCTACCCCCAAACCACTCTGTCCTCTGGATACAGCCACCCCAGTGCCTCCTACCTGCCCTCTGGGATTAGTGCCCCCACTCCTCTGGCCCCTAGGCCCACCATGGTGGGGGGCAGTTACAGCTACCCATCTCACAGCCTTGGAGGGAGCTCCGAGCCAGGGGTGCCACTGAAACGCAAGGCCTTTGAGATGGCAGAGGAAGGACAGGAGGGAGCAGAGGTGGAGGGATCGCGCTACAGAAAGTACGGCAACGGCCATGGAAACAGTCATAACAAAGGTCACGGCAACGGGCACGGCAACGGCTACGATATGAGTGGCTCGGCCTCAGACCCACAGGCCTACAAACCTGGAAAGCCACTGATGTCACCCCCATATGGCGGGGCGGGGGACTACAGCCCACCATCAGGCCTAGCAGGAGAGAGTGTATCAGGGGAGCACAACTTTcctcagcagcagagagtgtCTATGAAGATACCTGCATCGCACACACGATCTGAGGACCCCGCTGGAGGCCGCTGACAACCCTGGAGgactctctccttctctgaaACCAACCAGGGTTTTTAATCCATAAAATGGGATTTGTCAATGAAAGGTTCAATTTCACTAGCAAACACAAGAGGGCACAAGACTGGTATTTCTTGCGCATCTTTAccatttttcattattcatgtttttccaAAGATTCACAGGGGACATTTGGCCCTGTAAGGTTGAGGTAAGTCTTAGGGGTGAGGTTAAAGCATTCTCTACATAGACAGCGTTGAGACAGTCTAAATGTAtgaatttctgtttctctcaggaTCCTATTTATTTCCTTTCTGCTACTGTGGCAGCAGCACTGCAACGTTGCTGTTGAAGAAGTTGGTGTAATTATTTGTGGCCATCGTGTATGTAAAAGGCCTTTGACTGCAATACGTTCTACCACACCACAAAAAATCATTACTGACCAAAAAAGTAAGGAGAGCAATAACTGAAATGGTGAGATTGCCATACTACTTCAGCACAATCACTGCTACTTTACAAAGCTGACTCCGAGGCTCGGTGTGTCACCTGGCCTTGAGAAATGAATGTTtccctgctcaaccccccccccccccccccccgtgcttTTCCCttacttttctttcagtttctttaaCCCCTTCTTTTCATGTTCTTTATCTTATTCT is a window of Enoplosus armatus isolate fEnoArm2 chromosome 3, fEnoArm2.hap1, whole genome shotgun sequence DNA encoding:
- the LOC139283078 gene encoding fidgetin-like protein 2, yielding MLSPVTPYSLLKMHWSPEHAAPLSQWPEQHLDVTSTTSPPSAHKHDPYATAARRGYAPPGYPWASDDISALTASSLLKRYAEKYSGLELSYERPAAGAYSEPGTFLKTESEPWAIGQSMECYPGLESLTGAKVGSASVGIPTTGSVTVVSNLVSEPGYSGAGPCSAPSSQEYSPAYNSTYLSSRYCPQPSAALPPAPLHSLQPAPTLVPSYSASTPVYNYPPGCYPQTTLSSGYSHPSASYLPSGISAPTPLAPRPTMVGGSYSYPSHSLGGSSEPGVPLKRKAFEMAEEGQEGAEVEGSRYRKYGNGHGNSHNKGHGNGHGNGYDMSGSASDPQAYKPGKPLMSPPYGGAGDYSPPSGLAGESVSGEHNFPQQQRVSMKIPASHTRSEDPAGGR